Proteins encoded by one window of bacterium:
- a CDS encoding alpha-ketoacid dehydrogenase subunit beta, with product MSMLSQAPAGAPRAAGRELTFGQAIKEALAEEMRREPRVFIIGEDVAEAGTVFKVLSGLVDEFGRERVIDSPISEAGITGIGVGAAMTGMRPVVDIMFGDFITLAMDQIVNQAAKVHYMSGGKLRVPLVIRTTMGATRRSAAQHSQSLYAWVAHVPGLKVVLPATPADAKGLLKSAIRDDNPVVFFEDKMMYQVKGLVPDGEYTIPLGVADVKRAGTDVTIVATSSMVQVALEAAGRLDGTGISAEVVDPRTLLPLDAETLIASAQKTGRVIVVDEGYQQYGVTAEIASVIAAGAFDSLDAPVARMGAMNVPVPFSPVLEDQTVPTAEAVATVAMRLCGRA from the coding sequence ATGTCTATGCTTAGTCAGGCGCCCGCGGGCGCCCCGCGCGCGGCGGGGCGTGAATTGACATTCGGACAGGCGATCAAGGAGGCGCTCGCGGAGGAGATGCGCCGGGAGCCGCGGGTCTTCATCATCGGAGAGGACGTGGCCGAGGCCGGCACCGTGTTCAAGGTCCTCTCCGGGCTCGTCGATGAGTTCGGACGCGAGCGGGTGATCGACTCGCCCATCTCCGAAGCCGGCATTACGGGGATCGGCGTCGGGGCCGCGATGACCGGGATGCGCCCGGTCGTGGACATCATGTTCGGGGACTTCATTACCCTCGCGATGGACCAGATCGTGAACCAAGCCGCCAAGGTCCACTACATGTCCGGAGGCAAGCTTCGAGTCCCGCTGGTGATCCGGACCACGATGGGGGCGACCCGGCGGTCGGCGGCCCAGCACAGTCAGAGCCTGTACGCGTGGGTCGCCCACGTCCCGGGACTCAAAGTCGTCCTCCCCGCGACTCCCGCGGATGCCAAGGGGCTGCTCAAGTCGGCGATCCGCGACGACAACCCGGTGGTCTTCTTCGAGGACAAGATGATGTACCAGGTCAAGGGCCTGGTCCCGGACGGAGAGTACACCATCCCGCTCGGGGTCGCCGACGTCAAGCGGGCGGGTACCGATGTGACGATCGTCGCGACCAGCAGCATGGTGCAGGTGGCCCTCGAGGCGGCCGGCCGCCTGGACGGCACCGGGATCAGCGCGGAAGTCGTCGACCCGCGGACGCTGCTGCCCTTGGACGCCGAGACGCTGATTGCGTCGGCGCAGAAGACCGGCCGCGTGATCGTGGTGGACGAGGGCTATCAGCAGTATGGGGTCACCGCGGAAATCGCCTCCGTGATCGCCGCGGGCGCCTTCGACTCGCTCGACGCCCCCGTCGCGCGTATGGGCGCGATGAACGTCCCGGTGCCGTTCTCCCCGGTCCTGGAAGACCAAACCGTGCCGACCGCTGAGGCGGTCGCGACTGTCGCGATGCGCCTCTGCGGTCGCGCCTGA
- a CDS encoding thiamine pyrophosphate-dependent dehydrogenase E1 component subunit alpha, translating to MTTDPVIAMPDQWLQMYGQMVRIRAFEEQVNELYTSGKMPGLAHLYIGEEAVAVGTCQALRRDDYITSTHRGHGHCLAKGAAVDRMFAELLGKEPGYCHGKGGSMHIADPETGNLGANAIVGGSTGIAAGAALSAKLRGTDQVAVCFFGDGALGQGLLYEAMNMAALWKLPVIYVCEHNRYGEYTPAGEASAGDPQARPAALGIPTDEVDGQDVREVYAAALRHVARARQGGGPGFLLCHTYRFRGHHVGDINRSYYRSHNEEEQWARERDPIRLLGLGLIQQRMADAAALERIERDVRAEIAAGLEFALAAPYPDPGEVTHHVYA from the coding sequence ATGACGACCGACCCCGTGATCGCGATGCCGGATCAATGGCTCCAGATGTACGGGCAGATGGTGCGGATCCGGGCCTTCGAAGAACAGGTCAACGAGCTGTATACGAGCGGGAAGATGCCCGGACTGGCCCACCTCTACATCGGGGAGGAAGCCGTGGCTGTAGGGACCTGTCAGGCCCTCCGCCGCGACGACTACATCACCAGCACGCACCGCGGGCACGGCCATTGTCTGGCGAAAGGCGCGGCGGTGGACCGGATGTTTGCCGAGCTCTTGGGGAAGGAACCCGGGTACTGTCACGGCAAGGGCGGATCGATGCACATCGCCGACCCCGAGACCGGCAACCTCGGGGCCAACGCGATCGTCGGGGGGAGCACGGGCATCGCCGCCGGTGCCGCCCTCTCGGCAAAACTGCGCGGGACCGATCAAGTCGCGGTGTGCTTTTTCGGGGATGGCGCGCTCGGGCAGGGGCTCTTGTACGAGGCGATGAACATGGCGGCCCTGTGGAAGCTCCCGGTGATTTACGTGTGTGAGCACAACCGGTACGGGGAGTACACCCCCGCGGGGGAAGCGTCGGCGGGGGATCCCCAGGCGCGCCCGGCCGCGCTGGGGATCCCCACGGACGAGGTCGATGGTCAGGACGTCCGCGAGGTCTACGCCGCAGCGCTCCGGCACGTCGCGCGGGCCCGGCAGGGCGGCGGCCCGGGCTTCCTGCTGTGCCACACGTACCGGTTCCGCGGCCACCACGTCGGCGACATCAACCGATCGTACTACCGCTCACATAACGAGGAGGAGCAGTGGGCCCGCGAGCGCGATCCCATCCGTCTGCTGGGCCTAGGACTGATTCAGCAGCGGATGGCGGACGCCGCGGCGCTGGAACGGATCGAGCGGGACGTGCGCGCTGAGATCGCCGCCGGCCTCGAGTTTGCGCTGGCCGCCCCCTACCCCGATCCCGGCGAGGTCACCCACCATGTCTATGCTTAG
- a CDS encoding M28 family peptidase, translating to MPIETAGDRHTEAQLLDVLSLDDARALLERFSGLVRESGSRDEWAAARYIAGRLRAWGVPHVLHEPELYLSIPKSASLEVRSPTPRTIRAKTPAFSASTGRKTVRGRVVYVPTGYAADTESLFDSHVRAGRKEIEGKIVITEGLPVPKKVADLTALGAKALIFMNPGEAIHEGICTTIWGAPDLDSIGRKPTLPVVSINHPDGLALRAEVEAGAVEVAVKTKLDEGWKRCPVLVAEIPGTEDRERFVLVHGHIDSWHQGIGDNATGDAALMELARVFWQHRQHVKRTLRVAWWPGHSTGRYAGSTWYADTFAQELDQRCVAQVNIDSPGCRWATEYTGVSWMSEADPLCKAAVRDAVGQDSSGERPHQAGDYSFNNIGITSFYMLLSTMPDSLRKEKGYYAVGGCGGNIQWHTEDDTMELLDEAILMKDLRVYVLSLLRVLNAAVHPFDFRLLAEEFGRTLHRYQTQAGDAYDFAKARSALEQLGGDLDAFYRQAEELTGRPVSDHDALRACAAIRRLARILVPLNFTRDVRFRHDPAVPIPPLPDLAPTADLARFPAGSHEARVIQTSLLRGVNRFVAAIGHARAVVSAPGRG from the coding sequence GACGATGCGCGGGCGCTGCTCGAGCGTTTCAGCGGCCTCGTGCGCGAATCGGGCAGCCGGGACGAATGGGCGGCGGCGCGGTACATCGCCGGGCGGCTGCGGGCCTGGGGCGTCCCCCATGTGCTGCACGAACCCGAATTGTATCTCAGCATCCCGAAGTCGGCATCGCTCGAGGTCCGCTCGCCCACGCCCCGCACCATCCGGGCCAAGACCCCGGCATTCTCCGCCTCCACGGGACGGAAGACCGTGCGCGGGCGGGTCGTCTATGTCCCGACCGGCTACGCCGCCGATACCGAGTCGCTGTTCGATTCCCATGTCCGCGCCGGCCGGAAGGAGATCGAGGGCAAGATCGTCATCACCGAGGGCCTCCCCGTGCCCAAAAAGGTCGCGGACCTTACGGCCCTGGGGGCCAAGGCGCTCATCTTCATGAACCCCGGGGAGGCGATCCACGAGGGGATCTGCACGACGATCTGGGGGGCGCCCGACCTCGACTCGATCGGACGGAAGCCCACCCTTCCCGTCGTCTCGATCAACCACCCGGACGGGCTGGCCCTCCGGGCCGAGGTTGAGGCCGGCGCCGTCGAGGTCGCGGTCAAGACGAAGCTCGACGAAGGGTGGAAGCGCTGCCCCGTGCTCGTCGCCGAGATCCCGGGCACGGAAGATCGCGAGCGATTCGTCCTGGTGCACGGCCACATCGATTCGTGGCACCAGGGGATCGGGGACAACGCCACCGGCGATGCCGCCTTGATGGAGCTCGCGCGGGTCTTCTGGCAGCACCGCCAGCACGTGAAGCGGACCCTGCGGGTGGCGTGGTGGCCGGGCCACTCGACCGGGCGGTACGCCGGATCCACCTGGTACGCCGACACGTTCGCCCAGGAGCTCGATCAGCGCTGCGTCGCGCAGGTGAACATCGATTCGCCCGGGTGCCGCTGGGCGACCGAGTACACGGGCGTATCGTGGATGAGCGAGGCGGATCCGCTGTGCAAGGCGGCGGTCCGCGACGCGGTGGGGCAGGACTCGTCGGGCGAACGACCGCACCAGGCCGGCGACTACTCCTTCAACAACATCGGGATCACCAGCTTCTACATGCTCCTGTCCACCATGCCGGATTCGCTCCGCAAGGAGAAGGGGTACTACGCCGTCGGCGGCTGCGGTGGGAACATCCAGTGGCACACCGAAGACGATACGATGGAACTGCTCGATGAAGCGATCTTGATGAAGGACCTGCGCGTATACGTCTTGTCGCTCCTGCGGGTCCTCAACGCCGCCGTGCACCCATTCGATTTCCGCCTCCTGGCGGAGGAGTTCGGCCGGACCCTCCACCGCTACCAGACGCAGGCGGGTGACGCGTACGACTTCGCAAAGGCACGGTCCGCGCTGGAGCAGCTCGGAGGCGACCTCGATGCGTTCTACCGGCAGGCCGAGGAGCTGACCGGCCGGCCGGTGTCGGATCACGACGCCCTGCGCGCCTGCGCGGCGATACGCCGGTTGGCCCGGATCCTCGTGCCGCTCAACTTCACACGGGACGTCCGGTTCAGGCACGACCCTGCGGTCCCCATCCCGCCGCTGCCGGACCTCGCGCCCACGGCCGACCTGGCGCGCTTCCCCGCAGGATCCCACGAGGCCCGCGTGATTCAGACGTCCCTGCTGCGCGGGGTGAATCGGTTCGTCGCGGCGATCGGGCATGCGCGGGCCGTGGTGTCCGCCCCGGGTCGCGGGTAG